The genomic window AATTGGCTGTTGATTGCCAGTACTGCCAGGTAGTTGTGACGACGTCACTTTGCCTGGCAAATCCTGTAATAGTGCTGAGAGCACCAGTACCAACAGGAAGGCTAACATAATTATTGATAGATGTGCCACTAACTGTAAAAGAGCCACTAGTGGCGGCAAATTGGAGTGAACGGTTCCCGCTGGTAGAGACCCTGACCTGGAGATTCCCCAGCGCAACAGCAACACCAGCGTTAACATTACCACTCGCCTTGGCTATGGTCGAGCTGGTAAGGCTTTGCTCACCGATTTGACCCGTTATAGGGTCTCTGACTAGATAAGAACTGGCATTGGTAATGCTTGGTGGGACGGATCCTAGTCTGAAGGTTCCATTTAGATCTAGAGTGAATTGAGGATTATTGTTTGCAATGCCGAAGTTGCCATTGGCTGAGAATCTTCCGACTTCTGCGGAATTGGTCTTGAATATTAATGATTGAGAATCTGTAGTGCCGATAAAGTTCGAACTAGTGATGCCGGAATTACCATTGATCGACCAGTAGTCAGCGATAGAGCCGGTGTTATCATTACTACATACCCAAGAGCTACCATTCCATTTGAGTATTTGATTTGTACTACAAGTATTTGTCA from Candidatus Saccharibacteria bacterium includes these protein-coding regions:
- a CDS encoding collagen-like protein, translating into MTGTKGTKGVKGAKGAIGEKGIQGIQGETGATGATGAQGIQGETGATGATGPAGTVGLITDDGVIDTSLTGSDLDIQLLLATGSGLIKLPSGLSLTNTCSTNQILKWNGSSWVCSNDNTGSIADYWSINGNSGITSSNFIGTTDSQSLIFKTNSAEVGRFSANGNFGIANNNPQFTLDLNGTFRLGSVPPSITNASSYLVRDPITGQIGEQSLTSSTIAKASGNVNAGVAVALGNLQVRVSTSGNRSLQFAATSGSFTVSGTSINNYVSLPVGTGALSTITGFARQSDVVTTTWQYWQSTANFPMHGSIQELILDDETNDIAYRVTCIIGYGYSNNKITIERLH